From the unidentified bacterial endosymbiont genome, one window contains:
- a CDS encoding type I restriction endonuclease subunit R, giving the protein MNADITKEANLQADIIHEMCQNGWHLGKGDIYDRQRALYPQDTFSFIHATQPQEWEKFARIYPNDTERHFLDALVAKLKKADANTTDLQSRTYGTLGVLRHGIKSHNARFSLCQFKPDHTLNPDTLARYRQNICRIVPELVYSPHASSNATDIKAKRWRIDLVLFINGLPVATFELKSEFKQTVNSAINQYRKTRLPTDPLTNKPEPLLTFKRGALVHFAVSQYEVYMTTRLSGDETYFLPFNKGTKEGGAGNPIPADSQQYATRYLWNEVLLPENLLKILASFVHLQIDEKEDWNGKRIKKESLIFPRYHQWDVVNKLISAADEEGTGNKYLIQHSAGSGKSNSIAWTAHQLSCLYDEQGHKRFHSVIVVTDRTVLDDQLQDTIYQFEHADGVVGRINNREGEGSKSEKLASALEHSQPIIIVTIQTFPFVLKAIENNTNLKERRYAIIADEAHSSQSGSTARQLKEVLISDGIEDDAVLSCEDILDATLIARRGSNNLNFYAFTATPKAKTLELFGRKPDPNEPASRSNKPAAFHVYSMRQAIEEGFILDVLKNYTNYKVACKLLQKIDDKDREVDSNRAKIKLNQWVTLHDHNVSQKVKVIVEHYRQHVMYLLGGQAKAMVITSSRKAAVRYKLAFDKYIAEMGYKRITTMVAFSGEVEFQENDMNNLALLHQKFTEITMNPALKGRDMRDAFDSNDYQIMLVANKFQTGFDQPKLCAMYVDKALGGVECVQTLSRLNRTYPGKKESGTFVLDFYNEPQDILDAFQPYYQTAELTDVSDPGLAFDLYEKLRASGIFLWHEVEQFCESFYSKKKSSAAISNICRPAVERWAMRYSAAKEAYQKARQIVELTKRDSPNPILLANAENSFKACKQEKDRLEIFKKDLVSFVRFYEFMSQIVAYDDKALEKLSLYCRHLSPLLREEAADDDEVDVSSVEMSHYRLSKIHEQDLKLKENAAEYTLDPVNDVGTARARDKKEEFLSQVLSKLNELFITENLSDKDMLNYAFVVCDKLCENKVVMTQLDNNTREQAMLGDFPKAIDDAVIGSNEAHKEMMMQYLSSTDVAKGFAHLMYDLAKMRREWAHE; this is encoded by the coding sequence ATGAACGCCGATATCACTAAAGAAGCCAACCTTCAGGCCGATATCATTCATGAGATGTGTCAAAACGGCTGGCACCTGGGCAAGGGTGATATCTACGATCGCCAACGCGCACTCTACCCGCAGGATACGTTTTCATTTATCCACGCCACCCAGCCGCAGGAGTGGGAAAAATTCGCCCGTATTTATCCCAACGATACCGAACGCCATTTCCTCGACGCGCTGGTCGCTAAGCTTAAAAAAGCCGATGCCAACACCACCGATCTCCAGTCCCGAACCTACGGCACGCTGGGCGTACTGCGTCACGGTATTAAAAGCCATAATGCACGCTTCTCACTGTGTCAGTTTAAGCCCGATCATACCCTGAACCCGGACACCCTTGCGCGCTACCGACAAAACATTTGCCGCATCGTCCCGGAGCTGGTTTACAGTCCCCACGCCAGCAGTAATGCCACGGATATAAAAGCCAAACGCTGGCGCATCGACCTGGTACTCTTTATCAATGGCCTTCCCGTCGCCACGTTTGAACTAAAATCCGAATTTAAGCAGACGGTTAACAGCGCTATCAACCAGTACAGGAAAACGCGTCTGCCAACAGACCCGCTGACCAACAAACCAGAGCCGCTGCTCACCTTTAAGCGCGGGGCACTGGTGCATTTTGCGGTCAGCCAGTATGAGGTCTATATGACCACCAGGCTGTCAGGCGATGAGACGTATTTTTTGCCCTTTAACAAAGGCACCAAAGAAGGCGGCGCAGGCAACCCGATCCCGGCAGATAGCCAGCAATACGCCACGCGCTATCTCTGGAATGAAGTCTTACTCCCCGAAAATCTGCTGAAAATCCTTGCCTCCTTTGTTCACCTGCAGATCGACGAAAAAGAGGACTGGAACGGTAAGCGAATCAAAAAAGAGAGTCTGATCTTCCCACGCTATCACCAGTGGGACGTCGTGAATAAGCTCATCAGCGCCGCAGATGAAGAAGGCACTGGCAATAAATACCTTATCCAGCACAGCGCCGGATCCGGAAAATCAAACTCCATTGCCTGGACGGCGCATCAACTCTCCTGCCTGTACGATGAACAAGGCCATAAACGCTTCCACTCGGTGATTGTAGTCACCGACCGTACCGTGCTGGACGATCAGTTGCAGGACACCATCTATCAGTTTGAACATGCCGATGGTGTTGTCGGCCGCATTAATAACCGCGAGGGGGAAGGCTCGAAATCGGAAAAGCTTGCCAGCGCGCTGGAACACTCGCAGCCGATCATTATCGTGACCATCCAGACCTTCCCGTTCGTGCTGAAAGCAATTGAAAACAACACCAACCTCAAAGAACGTCGCTATGCGATCATCGCTGATGAAGCGCATTCATCCCAAAGCGGTTCCACGGCGCGCCAGCTAAAAGAGGTGCTGATAAGCGATGGGATTGAGGATGATGCGGTACTTAGCTGTGAGGATATTCTTGACGCCACCCTCATCGCCCGCCGCGGGAGCAATAATCTCAATTTCTACGCCTTTACCGCCACGCCAAAGGCGAAAACACTTGAGCTTTTTGGGCGAAAACCTGACCCCAATGAACCAGCATCCAGATCAAATAAGCCTGCTGCGTTTCACGTCTACTCCATGCGCCAGGCCATTGAGGAAGGGTTTATCCTCGACGTGCTGAAAAACTACACCAACTATAAGGTCGCCTGTAAACTGTTGCAGAAAATCGATGATAAAGATCGGGAAGTGGACAGCAACCGGGCAAAAATCAAACTTAACCAATGGGTAACGTTGCACGACCACAATGTTTCTCAAAAGGTGAAGGTCATTGTTGAGCACTATCGCCAACATGTGATGTATCTGCTTGGTGGGCAGGCAAAAGCGATGGTCATCACCAGCTCACGCAAAGCGGCGGTGCGTTATAAACTGGCTTTTGATAAATACATCGCTGAGATGGGTTATAAGAGAATCACCACTATGGTGGCTTTTTCTGGCGAGGTGGAGTTTCAGGAAAATGACATGAACAACCTCGCGCTATTACACCAGAAATTTACTGAAATCACGATGAACCCGGCGCTCAAAGGCCGCGATATGCGCGATGCCTTTGACAGTAATGACTATCAGATCATGCTAGTTGCCAACAAGTTTCAGACAGGTTTCGACCAGCCAAAACTCTGCGCTATGTATGTCGATAAAGCGCTTGGCGGCGTGGAGTGCGTGCAGACATTGTCGCGTCTGAATCGAACTTATCCGGGCAAAAAAGAGTCTGGAACTTTTGTCCTCGATTTTTACAATGAACCTCAGGACATCCTGGACGCCTTCCAGCCCTATTATCAGACAGCAGAATTAACTGACGTGAGCGATCCGGGTCTGGCCTTCGATCTGTATGAAAAACTTCGCGCCAGCGGCATATTTTTATGGCATGAAGTCGAGCAGTTTTGTGAGTCCTTTTACAGTAAGAAAAAATCCAGTGCGGCAATCAGCAATATTTGTCGGCCCGCGGTTGAACGCTGGGCAATGCGATATAGCGCTGCGAAAGAAGCCTATCAGAAAGCCAGACAGATCGTTGAACTGACTAAAAGAGATTCACCCAATCCCATTCTTCTCGCAAACGCGGAGAACAGTTTCAAAGCCTGTAAGCAGGAGAAAGATCGCCTTGAAATTTTCAAAAAAGATCTCGTTAGCTTCGTGCGATTTTACGAATTCATGTCCCAGATTGTCGCTTATGACGATAAGGCGCTGGAAAAATTAAGCCTGTATTGTCGACACCTTAGTCCATTGTTACGTGAAGAGGCAGCGGATGATGATGAGGTGGACGTCTCCAGCGTGGAAATGAGCCACTATCGGCTATCTAAAATTCATGAACAGGATCTTAAGTTGAAGGAGAATGCGGCAGAGTACACGCTGGATCCGGTTAATGACGTTGGTACTGCCAGGGCAAGGGATAAAAAAGAAGAATTTTTGTCTCAGGTACTGTCGAAGCTCAATGAGCTTTTCATTACTGAAAATCTGTCTGATAAAGACATGCTTAACTACGCCTTTGTCGTTTGCGATAAACTCTGCGAAAACAAAGTCGTTATGACTCAACTCGACAATAATACCCGTGAACAAGCCATGCTGGGCGATTTTCCAAAAGCGATTGATGATGCGGTGATTGGCAGCAATGAAGCGCACAAGGAGATGATGATGCAGTATTTATCATCTACGGATGTCGCAAAAGGTTTTGCTCACCTGATGTACGATTTAGCAAAAATGCGCAGGGAATGGGCTCATGAGTGA